GGTGAAATGAAGCATGGTCCCATCGCGTTGATTGATCCTAATTTCCCTACATTTGCCTTGGCCCTGAAGGATGATCTGTTTCCTAAAGTGAAATCTAACCTTGTAGAAGTTCAGGCCAGAGGCGGAGAAATTATAGCCCTCACCAACCCCGGAGTGGAACTAGATGTCGAACACCGCTGGGTTTTACCAGAAGTGTGGGGACCGCTTAATGCGTTCATGGCACTTCCGGCATTACAGCTGTTTGCATACGAAACAGCTGACTATTTAGGTAAGGATGTTGATCAGCCTAGAAATTTAGCTAAATCTGTAACTGTTGAATAATATTGGTTAATTTGTTTTATGGGTGTGTGAGTGAACAATAAAGTTGGAAACTAAACATTAAAGATAGAAACCATACAATAAAGTTGGAAACTATAACCGCTTCTGATATACTCTTTAGACGAGTAATCAGGAGCGGTTTTTTATGGCAAAGACAAATAGCGAAAAAATAGAATCGAAGTTTAAGCGATGGATCAAAGAAGGGCGCGGGTCTGGCCATGGGCAGGAATATCTTCCGTGGATTAAAGTCAGTGATGTTCCATCGCAAGGAAGATCGCACAGGGTTTTTGGGTTTAAAACCCGACGAACTCACCATCTTCTATCGGATATGGAATTGGCTGTGTTTCTATCTTTGGAGTGGAACGAGGAGATCTGTGATATACGTGAGCAATTTCCACTCCGCAGAGAAGACACACTTGTTCTTGCCGAAGAGGCGGGGATTCGGCATCCCTCCATTTCTGGAGTGCCGCACTATATGTCTTCTGATTTTCTTGTAAATTCCACTCGGGAATCGGAACCCAAATTTGCAATACAAGTAAAACCAGTGAAGGAACTGTTTAAACCCAGAACAGTTGAGAAGCTTGAGTTGGAAAGGCGGTATTGGGCAACAAAGCAGATCCCATGGTTCATTATAACCGAGCGAGATATACCCAAGGCCGTTTTCCACAATATTGAGTGGTTGTATCCTGCTCAAGTGGACGAGATTCCTATTAAGATTTTGCTGAAACGTGCTGAGATATACGCCTATCATTTTGAGCAGGATCCGGACACCAGAGTCATAGATATCGCTAAGTCTTTGGATGCTGCATATCAATTGGAAAAGGGAGAGTCTTTGTTGGAGATAAGGCAACTTCTGGCCAAACGTTTTTTTGTTTTCGATATATCAAAGCCTTACCTCAAGCTTACAGCCAATGAACTGGAAAGGACTGATTTCAGAACGATTCTGGAGGCTGCAAATGTTTAGAATTAACGAGGTCCTTAAATACGAAGACCAGAAGTACAGAGTTTTAGAATTCGTCGGTAATCAGATTGTCTGGATCAATATTGAGAAGTCTTCAGGAATGCCTTCGACTGTTTTGTTTAACGAGCTATTAGAGCTGATTGATAGCGAAGCACTGTCTCGTGTTGCTGATCCATTTGAGGAATTAGCTTTTATGGCTCCGGAACAAGGTAGTGTTCTGCAGAAAAAGCGTGATAAAAATTATGAACTAATAAAGCCTGTTGTTGAGAATCCTAAGTTCTATTTGCCAAAAGTTCGATCCGCATTGATACAGGAAATTGTTTCTAAAACCGGGACGATAAAGAAAACTATGTATCATTTGCTACGCCGTTATTGGCAGCGTGGGCAAACTCCGAACGCCCTACTTCCCGATTATAAGAATTCAGGAGGTAAAGGTAAAAAACGAAAAGTTTCAGATAAGAAACTGGGGCGGCCCCGCAAGTATATGCCGGGGGTTGGCGGTGTCATTGATAAACATGTTGAGCGTCTTTTTAGGATAGCAATTGATAGATATCTCCTGAAGGATTCTGGTGTAAGTTTGCCATACGCGCATGGAAAATTTGCGGGGATATATAAAAATTATTTTCCTGAAGTTCCAGAATCAGAGATTCCAACAAAGCGTCAGCTGCAGTACTTTTACAAACGTGAATATAGTCAGGTTGAAAGGTTAAAAAAAAGAACCAGTACCATCGAATACAATAAAGACATTCGTCCTTTCAGAGGCACAGCAAGCGGTAACGTTTTAGGGCCTGGTTCCCGTTTTGAGATAGATGCTACAATTGCAGATATTTACCTTGTTTCTGACAGTGACCGGGGGAATATTGTCGGCCGACCGGTTATCTACATGGTCATTGATGTCTTCAGTAGAATGGTTGCCGGTTTTTATGTCGGATTTGAGTCTCCATCATATGCTGCTGCGATGCAGGCCCTTGCTACGGCCATGACTGATAAGGTGCAGCTGTGCAAAGAGTTTGGCTTTGAAGAGGTTGCTTATGAAGACTGGCCGATAGTGGGGTTGCCTAATGCAATTCTTGCGGACAGAGGAGAGTTGCTTGGTCATCAAATTGAATCTCTTGAACGCAGTTTTGCAGTGCGCATTGAAAATGCTCCGCCATACCGTGGTGATGCAAAAGGCATTGTCGAGCGAAGTTTCAAAACACTTCAGGCTGATTTTAAGCCGTTTGCTCCCGGAGTTGTTGGAAAAACACTTGTTAAAAAGCGTGGGGGAAAAGACTACCGGCTGGATGCCAAGCTGTCAGTGAGTGAATTCAAGAAGATAATTTTATCTTCAGTCCTGTACCATAATAGGTTTCATCTTTTGAGTAAGTATGACCGGGATGTTGATATGCCCGTAGATTTGGAAATGACACCGTTGTCGCTTTGGAATTGGGGAATTCAGAACAGGACGGGGCGATTGAGAGTTGCCTCTGAAGATGCGCTCAGAATTAGTTTACTGCCCCGAGTGAAAGCTACTGTTTCCGAATTGGGGATTTCAGTTTTTGGGGTATATTATACGTCTTCTGAACTCATGAAGAGTGGATGGATGCATCGATCAAAAGATGTTCGCAGGCCTGTGGGGTTGTATGCAGCCTATGATCCTGCTTCTGCGGATCATATCTATCTTTTTCCGTATAAGGGGAAAAGTGATTACTGGGTGTGCACATTGACTGACCGATCCAGAGAATTCCGGGGAAGCTCTTTCTGGGACGTGTGGCAGGTAAAGGATGCGCAAAAGCGGACTAAAGCGAAAAGTAAGTTGAAGGCAGAAGAACAGAAGCGGCTACATGAAGAGTTTGTTGCTAAAACGATTAAAGAAGCTGAAAGAAAAGCCACTGACACCAGCCACATGAGCAATGTCAAGCGGATACGTGGAATTCAGAAGAATAAAGCAAAAGAAAAAGAAGCTGAGAGGAGTGTTCTGTTTTATAAGCCGGAAAAGCCACGGACGAGTGGACCTGCGAAGGTTCTTACACTCAATGGCGAACCGCAGGAAGAAGATTATAGTTACCCTGATTATACAGAAGAACTTTTTGATGATGAGGAGAGTTAGATGCCACTTCCTAAAAATACAGTTTCTGCTGTCTACAGAGATGAAAAAACACGGAGATACAAAGGGAATCCAAGTATTGAAGCCTTGCCTCCGAAACTACACACCCAGCATATTAAGAAATATTTTACCGGTAAGGTCGATTTTGATGTGCGTGATATATATGAAAACGATATAGATAGAATTCATATGGTTTCCTCCTTGCTTGATGATTTTTTTCAACCTCTTACGATGCACGTTGATTTTGAAAGAAAGTTGTCTCTACTGATTAGGAAAGGGTATGTTGGGAGAAATTTATCTGACGGCTCACTTCGTAAGCATCTGCAAAATGGCTATGAAAGGATTATGGATGGTGATCTTGAAGCTCGTGTTTTTAAAGGCTCATCTTCAACAGCTTCGAGTATGTTGCTAACAGGTGTGCCCGGATGTGGTAAAAGCTCAACTGTTAATCTGATTTTGTCGACGTATCCCCAAGTTATTTTTCATGAAAAATATAATTTTACCCAATTAGTTTATTTGAAAATAGATTGTCCTCATGATGGTGGAATTAAAAATCTTTGCATTAATTTTTTTCGAGCTTTAGACCGAGTTTTGGATACTGACTACGAGACTATATATGTAAAGAAAAGACATAATATTGAAACATTACTGAGCTTAATTCCTCAAGTCGCGAATAAGTATGGGTTAGGTGTTTTAGTAATTGATGAAATTCAGCATTTATATGGAAGAAGCTCCGGTGGAGCTGGTAACATGATGAGCTTTTTTGTGGCCATGGAGAATTCAATTGGGCTGCCTGTAGTTTTTATTGGAACTCCCAAGGCTAGAGAGATTTTTGAAAGGGAATTACGTTTAGGGCGTAGAATTCTTGGCGCTGGTTCTTTGACTTGGGAACCAATGGAAAACAGACAGGTCATTAATCCAGAATCAGGAAAAATTAAAAAAAATGAGTGGCATTTTTTTACCGATGTTCTTTGGAAATATCAGTGGTTGAAAGAGCGAGATTTAGTTTTAAGCGAAGAAATCCGTGACTGCTGGTACGACTTGTCTCAGGGAATACATGATATTGTTGTGAAACTATTTGTTTTAGCGCAAATACGAGCCATTACAACAAAGACAGAGAGAATAACCCCAAAACTGATGGAAAAAGTTTATTATGATGATTTGAAGCCTGTGCATTCAATATTGGGAGCACTCAGGTCTAAAGACCCGGAAAGAATAGCTCAATATGAAGATTTGACTTTGCCAGGAATTGAAAAAAGGATTCTTAAATTATCGACAGTTATTACAGACGCTTTAAACAAAGAAGACTTTCCTAGAGTTGATTACAATGGCAATAAAGATGCGTTAAGACTCCATAATCTTCTTTTAGCTGCAAATTGTGAAGAATCCAGAGTTATTCCGCTTGTGCAAAAGGTTTTTGATGAACATCCAGATGTTTCTATACATGAACTATTAAGAATTGTTTTAGATTGGTACGGATCAAATGATTCGAAAGAGAAAGAACTTAAACCGAAAGTCATAAAATCTATACCTCAATCAAAATGGAACACGCTTGAATCGAATGATTTGCGTTTTAAATTATCTCAGAACAACGATGGCGATTTATATAACCGGCTAAAAAAGGATTCACTGATTTTTGATGTGAATTCATGGCTGCAGTAGGTACTGCGTAATGCTCAATTTTCCCGTGCCATATCCTGATGAGCTTATCTATAGCACTGTGGCTCGGGCTGGTGTGCATGCAGGAATGACGAGCCCTAAACAGCGACTGGATGAAGTTTTTGCTAATCGTAAAGTGATCGCGACTCCAGACTTACCCGCTCATCTCAGGAAAATTTCAGAGTTATACCCTCGATCTTTAAATCTTGATGTTGCGAACATCATTTACAAGCATACTCTTTTTCCTCTCTACGCTCCCTTTGTTCCAGAAGACCGAAGAATTCAGAGTATAAAATGGATGGCTGGACAATCGAAAGGTGCTGTCCACCTTGCTCTTGGAGCTGCAGCTTCTCGGATAAAGCAAATTCGCTTTTTCAGATATTGTCCTGATTGTCTTGATCAGCAACTTTCTCAATTTGGAGAGTTTTATTGGATGCGCAGTTGGCAGGTTGCCGGTACTAATGTTTGCCCGCAACATGGACCATTGCATAATTCTAGAATTGAATTGCATGGTCGGCATAGACATCAGTTTTTTGCTCTTAGGCCAGATGTTTGTGTAGGGGAAGCTTGTGAATTCGGCTGTGCAGAGGATGTCCGTATTGCTGAACGTATTAGTGAACTTTTGAGCACGTCCCCGGTAGAATCCCCTTCTTTTGAGCAGTGGGGGCTTTTTTATAAACTATTAGCGGGAGACAACGGCTGCGCCAAGGGCAAGAATGTTTTGCATGATTTGGTTTCAGAAAAAGTCATTGCCAAATGGACAACGAAGTGGCTCGAACAGAATAGTCTTCTCTCTTCAATGAATTCAAATTCGTATTGGCTGAAATCAATTTTTAGAAAGCATAGAAAGTCATTCAGTTACCTTGAGCACATTGTCGTTTTAGAGTCTCTGTTGGATTCAGGATGGAACTTTCAGTCGATCTTGAATAACGTCTCCAGTTTGAAAGTAAAGAGTGTTGTGAGCTGTCCTGTGGATTTTTCAGAAGATAGGCCTAATCAAGAAACTCTCGATATGCGTAGCTCGTGGGAAACATTCCTTAAAGAGTTCGGGGTGAAAAAGGCTCGCTTTTCCGGCGGGGCAGCCATCTATGCCTGGTTATATCGAAATGACCGTGCTTGGTTGATGAAAATTAACGGTCAGCACCGCCGGTCTTCTCGTTCTGAAAATAGGCGGGTTGATTGGGAAAAACGGGATCAAGATATTTTGATTACTTTGAAGGAAGTACGCCAAAGGACATTAAACGATATGGAAGGTCCAAGGCGCTCCAGAAATTGGTATTTGGATCAGCTTGGCACCAAAGCAACAGTTGAAGCGAATCTTGATAAACTTCCATTAACTGTTGAGTTCTTTGAAAAATATTGTGAGTCAGTACCCGACTATCAGATCCGGAGGATTGCCGTTGCTATCCGCCACCTTGATGCTGCCAGTGAGCCCATACGGAGATGGAAAATTTTGAGATTGGCTGGTCTGAGTGATGAACGAATTAGTGCTGAGGCGGAATTGTATTTTAAAGAAGTGAGGTAGAACAGATGTCTGACTATGTGTTTCCCCAGTTTGATTCAGATGTTCGGATTGATTCTATTGGTCCGATGTTTAAAGCCAAGGACCACACTCGGTGGGGCGTAAATTTACAGCTTTATCGTCCACAGAAGAAGTCCTCTTTGACAATTTCCAATGCTCCTATTTTAGCCAGAAAGAGATATCTCAACCCGACAATCGATCACGGTCTTAAGGGCTGGGGAGAAAGTTTCTATATTTCAAGCACGAAAGAATGGCAGGCAGCGCGAATAGGAGATTGCCCGATTAAAAGTCTTGAGATGGATAAGCGGCAGTTTTGTTTTGTCGTACCAATGAGAGATGGGAAGACTGCTTATTTACCTCAGTTTGAGTTTGGGAGGATTCTTTTTTTTCATGATGGTTATTTGTCTAGGACAGCCCTTATGCCAGAGTGTCTGGATCTGGATTTTAATGTCAGTACTGATTGGAGTAACAATAAAGCGTATATAGAAATTATGCCTACATCCGGATATCCTTTAGGGAGCTTCAATGACTTGGATCGCCGAAATTATTTAAGTTGGATATTGCTGGATGAGCAAGCACGGAAATCTTATGAGAGCATCGGTCTGCATCTGAAAAAATATGGCTATCAATCAGGCTACTACCGGAAGTGGGATTTCCGTTTTGATCCTCCTGAATTGCCTGGTGCTTATTTTAGTGTGCGCGGGTGGTTCGATCAGGATACAAATTCAATCTTTGTGTATGAAATCGACAAAATTAAAAGGATAAAGGCTGATATTCCTGATGAGATTGACATGTATCATCCTGAATTTACAACTCCAAGTCAGGAACGTAATGAGAAAGGGACACCTGTAGCTCCTGCCGGAGATATATCAGGTTTTCGTTTACATGATGATGAAGATGCGAATGCTGATAGTAGTCGGGTAATTATCCAAGGCGATAAAGTCGAATCTGAATTTAGCAAGGCCTTCATTACAAACAGGATCTCTGAGAAGAAACGAAAAGTGAGTTCGGTAATTCCTGATGGAGGTGAAAGTAAGGGACATGTTCTTGATGTTAGCTCAGAGGAGCCTATGGCGGGGCAAGGGCGTGCTGGGTCCGACTGGAATATAATTCATGATGTTACGGAAAATACCCATTTGTTTGAAAGCAAATTTGACTGCTTTTTGGGTATGGTCAATGCCATGACAAGCTATGACGGATGTGTAGGGATTTCAAAGAAAATTCACCCGTTACCTTCTGTTACCCGTTGTACAAAGTACCGTCTTTCAACGGACGGTACCCCAAGATGTATGGCTGTCATCGAATTAGAAGTTCAGGGGAAACATGTCACCTTGCTTGAAGTTGATACCTCAGATGCGGAAAAAGCCCTTTCCACAAAGGTTTTAGTCAATCGTAATTATTCAGAATGGAAGGATGACTTGAAAAAAATTATGTATGAACTAGTTCGTGGGTCGCTTGTATGGCCTTCAAAGGTTTTAACCCAGATTTGTGGCTCCGGTGGACATCTTGGTATTAAGCATCCGCAATGCGCTGGGGGACATAAAGGTCTGCTTCTTCCTGATACTATTGAAGGGTGGGCTGGGCGGTTTTATGGACGGATATTGGAGTTGTTAGAATTTTAAATGTGAGGTTCATAGGCTCCACCTTTTTGTGCTATTTGGGAAATAGTTGGTAGGAGGATTAATGTAAAGTTTGTAGTAGCTATACAAATTAAGAGACGGAAAGTATCAAGTGCAATCTAACCGGAGAATTTAAGACTGTCAGGTTCATTATGAAACACTACAATTTTGCATAGGGTTGGCTATTGTAGTTTTTCAAATGTATTTTTTATCTTTATATACTGTGTTGTAATTGTCGCTATTTTATGAGCGACAGGATCATGCTCATCTAATGTTTCCAGAATATTACTTAATGAGATAATTTTAAGTTCAATTTGTTCAGTCAACCATATAAACGAATGTCGATTTAAGTAAAGTTTAAGGTTTGAGAACATATATTTTCCCAAATCAGACTTAGGGTATATGCAACCATTTTCTTTTCTTCCGATGTGTTCAGTATAAGCTGACGAGCAGGGGTCAACGAACCCCTCATTCCCATAGTTGTGTACATACTCGTCCTTTGTTGGCCATTTGCAACTTTTAGCGATATTACAATAGCTGCATGCATATACTAGATTTGAATAGTCAGTAGGTGTTATTTTCTCCATTAAAGCTTGAGGAACAAAATGGTCAATGTGAAAATGGCTATCTCTTTTGTGATCTGGTTCGTCGCAATATCCGCACCGACGATTAAAGTCTTCCTTCAATGGGAGACGGTATTTTTGATACTTTGTTACTTGGCTAACATCTTCACGGCGTTTAGGGGGCTTATTTCTAAATTTAGTCATTTCCAAGTCCTTTAATTACGTCATCAAGCCCTTTAGATATTTTACCTAACTCTTCTAATATATTTGATTCTTTGATGCTTTTGGGGAGTGAGCTTTTTTTTGATAAAGATTTTTCAAGGAAATCATCGAGCTCGATGATCCTTTCTCTGTCATATTCTGTTGGATTTTCTTTTTTTATCAACACCATGAGCTCTTCTTCGGCTTCTCTTATCTTATTTTTATAAATGAAAATTGTATTCAGCAGCTTACTTTTGAATGTGGGATTTGTTGTGGCATCTTTTTCATATACAAGAAATGGTCTTTTAACATTTTCCACAGCTTCAACATCGTAGCTGGTTAGGTACACTACTGGAAAATCAGGTCTTTCTCGCAAAATTTCTTCAACAAGTGTTGCACCATTGAAAGAGCAGTTTGTATACTCTTGAAGTCTATAGTCCACAATTACTGCGTCAACTTTTTGTTCAAATATCTTACTAACTAGATTTTCTACAATAGTTTTGTCGTTTAAGGTAAAGTTGCTGATTATTGTTATTTTGTTTTCTTCATCTTCTAGATCTAGGGTCGCGTTCATGATGTTCTCTTTGTCGTCATCTATGTACGCAATGCGGATTTTTGGGTTTGACATATGTTATTTTTTTGTTGGAAATTTGATTGTTATTGAAAAACCTGGACGGTCGTTACTAATTTTGATTGTTCCTTTGTATTCATCTACTACAGATTGTACAAGATACATACCTATACCTGTCCCAAGAGGTTCGCCTTGTTTATCGAGTTTTGTTGTAAATAATGGAGTCATAATCTCATAAGGATCCTCGATTGAAGTGGCCAGGCCTGGGCCAGAGTCTTTATATGTTACTATTATGAAGTTGTTCTCTTTTTGCCATTTGACAAAAATCTCCCTGTTTCCAGAAAAACCTTCTTGAGTAAAAGCTGTAATGGAGTTTGCAATAAGATTGTTGAAAATAGTGTCTAAATCAATTGTAAAGGCATCGAGTCTGCAGTTATTGTTTGGCAGTGCTTCGTGATGGAAAGAAATTTTTCTAAGTCTAAAGACCTCAGACCATGTCTCGCTATAGTTATGAAAGTAGTCGTCAATAATGATCATATGTCTTTTTCGTTTGTCTGGTTTTACTGCAGTTAATGAGTAATCAATCCAATGAAAAACGTTTTTGTCTTGATTCTCAATTGAATCCACAAATAGTAATG
The genomic region above belongs to Desulfovibrio sp. UCD-KL4C and contains:
- a CDS encoding TnsA endonuclease C-terminal domain-containing protein, encoding MAKTNSEKIESKFKRWIKEGRGSGHGQEYLPWIKVSDVPSQGRSHRVFGFKTRRTHHLLSDMELAVFLSLEWNEEICDIREQFPLRREDTLVLAEEAGIRHPSISGVPHYMSSDFLVNSTRESEPKFAIQVKPVKELFKPRTVEKLELERRYWATKQIPWFIITERDIPKAVFHNIEWLYPAQVDEIPIKILLKRAEIYAYHFEQDPDTRVIDIAKSLDAAYQLEKGESLLEIRQLLAKRFFVFDISKPYLKLTANELERTDFRTILEAANV
- a CDS encoding Mu transposase C-terminal domain-containing protein, with protein sequence MFRINEVLKYEDQKYRVLEFVGNQIVWINIEKSSGMPSTVLFNELLELIDSEALSRVADPFEELAFMAPEQGSVLQKKRDKNYELIKPVVENPKFYLPKVRSALIQEIVSKTGTIKKTMYHLLRRYWQRGQTPNALLPDYKNSGGKGKKRKVSDKKLGRPRKYMPGVGGVIDKHVERLFRIAIDRYLLKDSGVSLPYAHGKFAGIYKNYFPEVPESEIPTKRQLQYFYKREYSQVERLKKRTSTIEYNKDIRPFRGTASGNVLGPGSRFEIDATIADIYLVSDSDRGNIVGRPVIYMVIDVFSRMVAGFYVGFESPSYAAAMQALATAMTDKVQLCKEFGFEEVAYEDWPIVGLPNAILADRGELLGHQIESLERSFAVRIENAPPYRGDAKGIVERSFKTLQADFKPFAPGVVGKTLVKKRGGKDYRLDAKLSVSEFKKIILSSVLYHNRFHLLSKYDRDVDMPVDLEMTPLSLWNWGIQNRTGRLRVASEDALRISLLPRVKATVSELGISVFGVYYTSSELMKSGWMHRSKDVRRPVGLYAAYDPASADHIYLFPYKGKSDYWVCTLTDRSREFRGSSFWDVWQVKDAQKRTKAKSKLKAEEQKRLHEEFVAKTIKEAERKATDTSHMSNVKRIRGIQKNKAKEKEAERSVLFYKPEKPRTSGPAKVLTLNGEPQEEDYSYPDYTEELFDDEES
- a CDS encoding AAA family ATPase, producing MPLPKNTVSAVYRDEKTRRYKGNPSIEALPPKLHTQHIKKYFTGKVDFDVRDIYENDIDRIHMVSSLLDDFFQPLTMHVDFERKLSLLIRKGYVGRNLSDGSLRKHLQNGYERIMDGDLEARVFKGSSSTASSMLLTGVPGCGKSSTVNLILSTYPQVIFHEKYNFTQLVYLKIDCPHDGGIKNLCINFFRALDRVLDTDYETIYVKKRHNIETLLSLIPQVANKYGLGVLVIDEIQHLYGRSSGGAGNMMSFFVAMENSIGLPVVFIGTPKAREIFERELRLGRRILGAGSLTWEPMENRQVINPESGKIKKNEWHFFTDVLWKYQWLKERDLVLSEEIRDCWYDLSQGIHDIVVKLFVLAQIRAITTKTERITPKLMEKVYYDDLKPVHSILGALRSKDPERIAQYEDLTLPGIEKRILKLSTVITDALNKEDFPRVDYNGNKDALRLHNLLLAANCEESRVIPLVQKVFDEHPDVSIHELLRIVLDWYGSNDSKEKELKPKVIKSIPQSKWNTLESNDLRFKLSQNNDGDLYNRLKKDSLIFDVNSWLQ
- a CDS encoding TnsD family Tn7-like transposition protein, which encodes MLNFPVPYPDELIYSTVARAGVHAGMTSPKQRLDEVFANRKVIATPDLPAHLRKISELYPRSLNLDVANIIYKHTLFPLYAPFVPEDRRIQSIKWMAGQSKGAVHLALGAAASRIKQIRFFRYCPDCLDQQLSQFGEFYWMRSWQVAGTNVCPQHGPLHNSRIELHGRHRHQFFALRPDVCVGEACEFGCAEDVRIAERISELLSTSPVESPSFEQWGLFYKLLAGDNGCAKGKNVLHDLVSEKVIAKWTTKWLEQNSLLSSMNSNSYWLKSIFRKHRKSFSYLEHIVVLESLLDSGWNFQSILNNVSSLKVKSVVSCPVDFSEDRPNQETLDMRSSWETFLKEFGVKKARFSGGAAIYAWLYRNDRAWLMKINGQHRRSSRSENRRVDWEKRDQDILITLKEVRQRTLNDMEGPRRSRNWYLDQLGTKATVEANLDKLPLTVEFFEKYCESVPDYQIRRIAVAIRHLDAASEPIRRWKILRLAGLSDERISAEAELYFKEVR
- a CDS encoding Tn7-like element transposition protein TnsE, translated to MSDYVFPQFDSDVRIDSIGPMFKAKDHTRWGVNLQLYRPQKKSSLTISNAPILARKRYLNPTIDHGLKGWGESFYISSTKEWQAARIGDCPIKSLEMDKRQFCFVVPMRDGKTAYLPQFEFGRILFFHDGYLSRTALMPECLDLDFNVSTDWSNNKAYIEIMPTSGYPLGSFNDLDRRNYLSWILLDEQARKSYESIGLHLKKYGYQSGYYRKWDFRFDPPELPGAYFSVRGWFDQDTNSIFVYEIDKIKRIKADIPDEIDMYHPEFTTPSQERNEKGTPVAPAGDISGFRLHDDEDANADSSRVIIQGDKVESEFSKAFITNRISEKKRKVSSVIPDGGESKGHVLDVSSEEPMAGQGRAGSDWNIIHDVTENTHLFESKFDCFLGMVNAMTSYDGCVGISKKIHPLPSVTRCTKYRLSTDGTPRCMAVIELEVQGKHVTLLEVDTSDAEKALSTKVLVNRNYSEWKDDLKKIMYELVRGSLVWPSKVLTQICGSGGHLGIKHPQCAGGHKGLLLPDTIEGWAGRFYGRILELLEF
- a CDS encoding HNH endonuclease signature motif containing protein is translated as MTKFRNKPPKRREDVSQVTKYQKYRLPLKEDFNRRCGYCDEPDHKRDSHFHIDHFVPQALMEKITPTDYSNLVYACSYCNIAKSCKWPTKDEYVHNYGNEGFVDPCSSAYTEHIGRKENGCIYPKSDLGKYMFSNLKLYLNRHSFIWLTEQIELKIISLSNILETLDEHDPVAHKIATITTQYIKIKNTFEKLQ